One genomic segment of Belonocnema kinseyi isolate 2016_QV_RU_SX_M_011 chromosome 2, B_treatae_v1, whole genome shotgun sequence includes these proteins:
- the LOC117167372 gene encoding E3 ubiquitin-protein ligase MARCH2-like isoform X2, producing MSSSEENSPEDGNLPSDIATNRDDENFLTDSKIESSKVKEDKRKLSSTAEEYELGKNVQSQEKEDNNLTKEIESDSGSNIIGDICRICHMGSFPPLSGNRPLWEWRTQSNRPIENQASNISNFAYLGPLISACKCRGTVGLVHVECLERWLTESGHTRCELCGHHFSIRRVPRHSIYRSIVIWFKTVFATRQMLLDILYLAATTPLALFSIYICALAVKLMLQSGIYELPWMIIAILPTCSLTLVAYWGWLITLGRFHSRRWRRFWRNNFIVRLLPENVYEHTAFPIASLPYSEQEENELDQWQEDELGNFLNVF from the exons ATGTCCAGTAGCGAGGAGAATTCACCCGAAGATGGAAATCTACCAAGTGACATAG CGACCAACCGTGATGATGAAAATTTCCTGACTGATTCTAAAATCGAAAGCAGCAAGGTAAAGGAGGATAAGAGGAAGTTGAGTTCGACGGCTGAAGAATATGAATTGGGCAAGAACGTCCAATCTCAGGAAAAAGAAGATAACAATCTGACGAAGGAGATTGAAAGTG ATTCTGGCTCGAATATAATTGGAGACATATGCAGAATATGTCATATGGGAAGCTTTCCACCTTTGAGTGGAAATCGTCCCTTATGGGAATGGAGAACTCAGAGCAATCGTCCAATAGAGAATCAGGCGTCCAACATTTCCAACTTCGCTTATCTCGGTCCTTTGATTTCGGCTTGCAA ATGTCGTGGTACAGTTGGTTTGGTACACGTAGAATGTCTTGAGCGATGGTTGACAGAATCAGGGCACACCAGATGTGAATTATGCGGCCACCACTTCTCAATAAGAAGGGTCCCTCGTCACAGTATTTACCGAAGTATTGTTATTTGGTTCAAGACAGTATTTGCAACACGTCAG ATGTTGCTGGACATTCTTTACCTTGCTGCAACGACACCACTGGCTTTATTTTCCATCTATATTTGTGCCCTTGCTGTAAAATTGATGTTACAAAGTGGTATTTATGAATTACCTTGGATGATAATAGCGATATTACCGACATGTTCCTTAACTCTGGTAGCCTATTGGGGATGGCTCATAACCCTTGGAAG atttcatagCAGACGCTGGCGCAGATTCTGGAGAAACAACTTCATCGTGCGATTATTACCAGAGAATGTTTATGAACACACTGCTTTTCCTATAGCGTCTCTACCCTACTCTGAGCAAGAAGAGAATGAGCTCGACCAATGGCAAGAGGACGagcttggaaattttttgaacgttttttaa
- the LOC117167372 gene encoding E3 ubiquitin-protein ligase MARCH2-like isoform X1, which yields MSSSEENSPEDGNLPSDIATNRDDENFLTDSKIESSKVKEDKRKLSSTAEEYELGKNVQSQEKEDNNLTKEIESDSGSNIIGDICRICHMGSFPPLSGNRPLWEWRTQSNRPIENQASNISNFAYLGPLISACKCRGTVGLVHVECLERWLTESGHTRCELCGHHFSIRRVPRHSIYRSIVIWFKTVFATRQMLLDILYLAATTPLALFSIYICALAVKLMLQSGIYELPWMIIAILPTCSLTLVAYWGWLITLGRYIIRFHSRRWRRFWRNNFIVRLLPENVYEHTAFPIASLPYSEQEENELDQWQEDELGNFLNVF from the exons ATGTCCAGTAGCGAGGAGAATTCACCCGAAGATGGAAATCTACCAAGTGACATAG CGACCAACCGTGATGATGAAAATTTCCTGACTGATTCTAAAATCGAAAGCAGCAAGGTAAAGGAGGATAAGAGGAAGTTGAGTTCGACGGCTGAAGAATATGAATTGGGCAAGAACGTCCAATCTCAGGAAAAAGAAGATAACAATCTGACGAAGGAGATTGAAAGTG ATTCTGGCTCGAATATAATTGGAGACATATGCAGAATATGTCATATGGGAAGCTTTCCACCTTTGAGTGGAAATCGTCCCTTATGGGAATGGAGAACTCAGAGCAATCGTCCAATAGAGAATCAGGCGTCCAACATTTCCAACTTCGCTTATCTCGGTCCTTTGATTTCGGCTTGCAA ATGTCGTGGTACAGTTGGTTTGGTACACGTAGAATGTCTTGAGCGATGGTTGACAGAATCAGGGCACACCAGATGTGAATTATGCGGCCACCACTTCTCAATAAGAAGGGTCCCTCGTCACAGTATTTACCGAAGTATTGTTATTTGGTTCAAGACAGTATTTGCAACACGTCAG ATGTTGCTGGACATTCTTTACCTTGCTGCAACGACACCACTGGCTTTATTTTCCATCTATATTTGTGCCCTTGCTGTAAAATTGATGTTACAAAGTGGTATTTATGAATTACCTTGGATGATAATAGCGATATTACCGACATGTTCCTTAACTCTGGTAGCCTATTGGGGATGGCTCATAACCCTTGGAAGGTACATCATCag atttcatagCAGACGCTGGCGCAGATTCTGGAGAAACAACTTCATCGTGCGATTATTACCAGAGAATGTTTATGAACACACTGCTTTTCCTATAGCGTCTCTACCCTACTCTGAGCAAGAAGAGAATGAGCTCGACCAATGGCAAGAGGACGagcttggaaattttttgaacgttttttaa